In bacterium, the DNA window CAAGGCCGGAAAAAGTTTCTCTCCTGGCTCCCATCTTAACGCCCAGGCGCGTTATTTCGGCCAATCCCCTTGTCATTAACGCCGCCTTACTGTTATCGCCAAAACCCAGAGAATCGCAGATTCCGGCGGCGATAGCAATAACATTTTTCAGAGCCCCGCTTAATTCCACGCCAAGCACATCATCTCCGGAATAGACCCTGAAAAAATCCGTATGGAAGAGCCGCTGAACATCTTCGGCTATCTTCTTGTCCCCGGATACAGCCACAACCGTGGTAGGCATTTTTCTCGACACTTCTTCGGCATGGCTGGGGCCTGATAAAACCGCAATTCTGTCCGACGACAGTTCATCCTCTATAACTTCGCTCATTCTTTTCAGAGATTTATTCTCTATCCCTTTACTCAGGCTTATACAGACAGTATCATCTCTGATAAAATCCTTAAACGAGGAACATATATTCCGCATAAAATGGGAAGGAACCGCAAACACGGCATAGTTTGATTTCCGCATCGCGAGTTCAATATCGTTTGTTACAAAAATTTCAGCGGGGATTTCGATACCCGGTAAAAACTTTTTATTCTCGCGGCGCTTACTAATGTTGTCAACATTGTCTTTAAAAGCTCCCCATAATTTCACTTCCCCGCCTTTTTCATTCAACAAAACAGCAACGGCTGTTCCCCAGCTTCCATCTCCTATTACAGTAATTTTGTTCATTTCCGGATATCCTCTTTTTTTATGCTTTTTCCCTTCATTGCAGGGAAACTGAATACAGGTTCGGTTTTTGTTATCAATCGCCTGATATTCTTTCTATGCATATAGACAACAAGCAGCGAAGCAAAAGAAATAAAGACCACTATCTTCAAAGGAGACGCGAAATACCACATTATAAAAGGCATAAGGATTGCGGCGGTTATAGAGCTTACGGAAATATACCGGAACATGACAAACACAACAATAAAAACACCAAAAGATACACAGGCGGCGGGAAGGTTTAAAGCAATAATGATGCCCACTCCCGATGCGACGCCTTTTCCGCCTTTGAAGCCCAGGAAAACAGGCCACATATGGCCCAGCAGAACCGCTGCCGCCGAAATAAAAACAAGGTTGCTGTGAATACCATACGATCTTATAACTAAAAATACCGGAAGAAACCCCTTAAAGCAGTCCAGCAAAAATGTTATCACGCCGTATTTAAATCCGAATAACCTCGCCACATTTGTTGCTCCTACATTCCCGCTGCCCATGGTCCTTATGTCCCTTCCCGAAAGGAACCTGCAGATAATAAAAGCAGTGGGAAAAGACCCTATTATATATGAAATTATAAAAATTATTAAAAAATTCATATCTCCCCAATAATATCCGTGTAAATGAAAAATGATACAGTATTATTTCATATAATTGCTATAATATCAACTATAATAAGCAGTTAAGATATTAATACTTTCGCTGTATTTTATATCTGGACTCCCTGTTTCTGAATCTGATAAAAATCGGAGCTCCCTTAATAGCAAAGTGGTTTCGTATGCAGTTAACCAGATAGTTCTCATAACTCTTTTTAAGTAATTCCTTATTATTGACAAAAAACAAAAAGGACGGCGGGCATGTGCCGCATTGCGTCGCGTAATAAAATTTCAATCTTGAGTTTTTAACTATGGGAGGCAGGGTCTTCCGCATGGCTTTATTTATCAGCCTGTTCAATTCCGAAGTGGGGATCTTCATTGAACTCATATTATAAACGCCCTGGAATATTTTCACTGTCTCAAGAACATTCCTGCCGGTCAATGATGATATAAAAACCACCGGAGCGTAACTGAGAAAAGGCATTTTTCTTTTTATCGCGTCATCGTACGCTTCCTGTGTGCACCCCTTGACAAGGTCCCACTTATTTACGCCTATCACGCAGGATTTACCCTTATTGGAAACAAATGATGCTATTTTTAAATCAATCGAACCGGGCCCTCTTTGAGCATCTATTAAAAGAAAGACGATATCAGCTCTTTCTATGCTTCTTTCCGCCCTCATAACGCTGTATTTTTCCACCGCATCCTTTATTTTTTTCCTTTTCCTGATACCTGCGGTATCTATAAGGATAAAATCCGTATTGCCGGCTTTAAATTCCACATCGATCGAATCCCTTGTTGTTCCCGAAACTTCGCTGACGATTACTCTTTCCTCGGATAAAAGTTTATTGATAAAAGAAGATTTGCCCGTGTTCGGCCTTCCCACAACGGCTATCTTAACCGATTTTTCCGGAAGAATAATTTTTCCGGAAAAAGGAAGCAATGAAGTTACCCTGTCCAGTATGTCTTCTATTCCTATATTATGCAAAGCGGAAACTCCGACAACCGGATCGATGCCCAATTCGTAAAAAAGAGATATATCATTCAGCAGTTCGGGGTTATCGCATTTATTAACCGCAAGAATAAGAGGCCTGCCGGACCTTCTCGCATGAGCCGCGACTTCTATATCCATAGGTATACAGCCGGCAGTGACATCTACGACCAGTATCAAAACATCCGATATTGAAATTGAACGGTCGGCATGTTTGAGAATCTCGGTTTCCATCGAGCCCTTTTTACCCGTGACGATCCCACCCGTATCATTCAACTCAAAAACACAATCATCATGTTCAAGCTTCCCCTCAACCCTGTCTCTCGTTACTCCGGGTTCCGGATTGACTATTGATATTTTCTTGCCCAGCAAACGGTTAAACAATGCGGATTTACCGACATTAGGCCTTCCTATTATAGTGACTTTTCTGTAATTAGCATTCATAAGATATTTTTTAATATTATTTTTTCTTACCCGCTTCTTCTTCGGCGCTTACAAGCTGCCTGGCTCCCTTAATCATATAATCGGCGCCTGATACGACCGTGAGCAATGCGGAGAGATAAACAATGACCATAGGTTTGGGAAAAATAAAAAGGACCCATAATACTGCGGCCATCTGCAAAAAAGTGGTAATCTTGCCGAATATGCTGGGCCGAATATGGACATCGCCCAATATCATCCAGACAAGAAAAGATCCCATCAGGATAATAACATCCCTCGTTATTACCGCAACTGCATACCAGTAAGGCAGGCTGAACCCCATAGATGTTTTCTCCATGCTGGGAAATGTCAATACAATAACGGCTGAAGTTAACAGCAGTTTATCCGCAATCGGATCCAGGATAGTGCCCAATCTGCTTTTCTGATTAAAATGCCTTGCGATAAAACCGTCTAATGCGTCGGTCAACACGGCGATTGAAAATAAAGCGATTGCAATTAATCTTAAGATTTCGCCCTGATCATTCTCCGAAACCCTGAAATAATGCACAACCGCGACAAAACACGGAACAAGGAGCATCCTGATAACAGAAATTTTATTAGCCCAGTTCAAACAAGTCCACCTCCCATCCGATACTTTCCTGATTTAATGAATTTGCGGCCGAAACCTTATCTTTCCCGTCATTCAGTTTTATCGCCGGAATGCTGTGTTCTGAAAGGGAATTTACCGTTGTCAAGAAAAGACAACGTATTTTTCAGCCTCCTGATACAGTTTTCTTTTCCGATGCCGGTCAATGTCTCAAATATAGGCGGGCTTGCCGCTGATCCCGTAACCGCAACCCTGACGGGATGAATCAATCTGGAGTTCGAAATATTCATTTCCTCTTTAACCTTTACAAAACCTTTTTCCAGGTTTGCGGCATCGAAACTTTCCTCGTGTTCAATCTCATTGAGGATTTTTTCAAGGATGTCGCTTACATTTTCTTTAAGCAGATATTTTTTCACCGCGCTTTCATCATAGTCAATATCCTTTGCGAAGAAGAATCTTGTAAGTTCCGTTGTTTCCGAAAATGTCTTTATCCTTTCCTGTACGAGAGAAACTATAAATTTAAGATGCTCTCCGTCCGCATCCCTGTTTATTATCCCGGATTCCTGGAGATACGGCGTCACGGCCGCAGTCAATTGTTCCAGGCTCATTTCCCTTATATAAACACCGTTCAGCCATTGCAGTTTTTTTACATCGAATATCGCGCCTTTCTTTCCTATTCTTTCCAGGCTAAAAGATTTCACAATTTCATCCGCGCCCATCTTTTCCCTGTTATCGCCCGGCGCCCATCCCAAAAGCGCCAGGAAATTAACGAACGCCTTATTAAAATACCCTTCCTTTTTATACTGCCCGACGGAAGTTGCCCCGTGTCTCTTTGATAATCTCGAACCGTCGGGACCGAGTATCAGCGGCACATGCGCGAATTCAGGCAGAGAGAAACCCAGGGCTTCATACAGCAAAATCTGCTTTGGCGTATTTGAAATATGGTCATCTCCCCTGATTATATGTGTTATTCCCATTAAGTAATCATCTATAACACAGGCAAAATTATATGCTGCCGTCCCGTCCGATTTCATTAAAACGATATCCTTAAAAACCGACGTGTCAAACTCAACATCGTCATGGATTAAATCTTTTATCACTATTTTTCTGCTGTCCGGCAGCTTAAAAATAATCGCCTTATGAGTGCCCTTGATTTCATCAGACTCATAAGCCAGGCCTTTGGAAAGCAGTTCCTGAGCATACTTCCTGTATATTTCTTTTCTTTCCGATTGGAAAAACGGCCCTTCATCCCAATCAATCCCAAGCCATTTCAAGCTGTCAAAAATCGCTTTTGTAGACTCTTCTGTAGACCTGACCGCATCGGTATCTTCTATCCTCAGAACCAGCTTTCCTCCCGTGTTCTTCGCATAGAGCCAGTTAAAAAGAGCTGTTCTCGCTCCTCCTACGTGCAAATAACCCGTAGGCGCCGGGGCAAACCTTACTTTCACCTTTTCTGTTTTCTGCATTATCACTCCTTTTAAGCCTTAGTCCCGTCAAATTTAAACCTTAAACCGCAATCCAGGGCTTTCAGATTTAAAGCTATTATCCCTTTCCCTTTATGTTTTAAGACAATTGAAAAATTCTCCTTAATCATCGAAACAGGCAGAAACTCTTCTATGGAAAGAAGCGCGCCCAAAGCTATAACATTCGCGACTTTAATCTCTCCCAATTTCACAGCCATGTCTGTGGCGGGAATATTATATATATTACCTGCGTTCTTCCCGGTGTCTCCCGTCCGGTCGGCGCCGAGAGAAGAATTTGCTAAAATCAATCCGCCCTGTTTTACCGCCTTTGCAAACTTATTTAATGAAGGCCGGTTCATTGCCAGCAATATATCAGCTTCTTCAATACACGGGGAAGCGATGTATCCATCTGAAACGACAACCTGGCAATTAGCTGTGCCGCCCCTGACTTCCGCGCCATAGGAAGGCAGGTAGGTAACGTTCTTATCGGACATCATAGCGGTCAGCGCAATAAATTTACCCAGCGCAATTATTCCCTGCCCGCCGAAGCCTGATATTATTATTTTTCTCTCCATCCCCTCACCTTGCCGTATTTTTAATTTCCCCGAGTGGAAACACCTTTAGAAGCTTATTATCTATATATTGTAAAGACTCAAGAGGCGTAAGCCCCCAATACGTAGGGCACGGAGAAATTATTTCCACAAGGGAAAATCCTTTTTTAGCTATTTGAATCTGGAAACTGTCTTTTATCGCTTTCTTCACTTTTAAAATATTCGACGGGGTTGATAACGCGCCGCGGTAAAGGTATCTTGCCCCTTCAAGCACGGAAAGAAGCTCGCACACCTTTATCGGAGAACCTGTTGTTCCTTTCTCCCTCCCGGAAGGAGTTGTCAGCGTTTTCTGACCCTCAAGCGTCGTCGGAGCCATTTGCCCGCCTGTCATACCGTAAACGGTATTATTCACAAAAAAGACCGATATGTTTTCCGACCTGTTTGCCGCATGCACTATTTCAGCCGTTCCTATCGCGGCAAGATCTCCGTCCCCCTGGTATGAGAATACAATATTATCAGGAAGCGCTCTTTTTATGCCCGTAGCAACAGCCGGCGTCCTGCCGTGCGCGGATTCAGCTACATCAAAATTAAAATAGTTGTATGCCAGAACGGCGCAACCCACGGGCGCGACACCAATCACCCGCTCGCGGATTTTGAGTTCGTCAATAACCTCGGCAATAAGCCTGTGCGCTATTCCGTGCCCGCACCCGGGGCAATAATGCGTAATATTATCATTTAACGCTTCCGGCTTTTTATATATTTCTCTCATCTCTTGCCTGTAACCGCTTTTACTATTTCCGAAACGGAGGGAATTCCGCCTCCGGTCCTGCCTATAAACCCGACCTTGTTTTTGTCATCGGCATAAAACATGATATCTTCAACCATCTGCCCGGCATTCATTTCAACACAAAAGATTTTCCGGGATCTTTTTGACAGGCCTGTAAAAACATCCCCGGGAAACGGCCATAGAGTAATAGGCCTGAACAAACCCGCCTTAATTCCCATCCCGCGCAACTCCTCAACCGCTTTTTTACACAGCCTGCCGCAAAATCCGAAAGCAGTCAACAGGACATCCGCATCATCCGCAAGAAAGGTGTCATATAAAATTTCTCTTTCCCGTATCTCGCCGTATTTTTTCTGAAGATTTTTATTATGGCGTTCAAGAACGCCTTCTTCCAGAAACAGTGATTTTATGCTCCTGGGTTCCCTTTTTTTACAGCCTGTGAGGGCCCAGTCATTCCTGTAGCTGAAGGATTCTGACATCTCAGGAAAAGAAACAGGTTCCATCATCTGCCCCATCAACCCGTCCATTAATATCATTACCTGCATCCTGTATTGACCTGCTTTTGAAAAAGCCATATATGTATAATCAACGATCTCCTGGAGAGTGGAAGGAGCAAATACCAGTAAACGGTAATCGCCATGGCCGCCGCCTTTCACCGCTTGAAAATAATCAGACTGGGAAGGCGCGATATTGCCTAACCCGGGTCCCCCTCTCATGACATTTACAATAACAGCGGGCAGTTCGCAACCGGCAAGATAAGAAATTCCTTCCTGCATAAGGCTTATACCCGGGCTGGAAGACGTAGTCATGGCTTTTGCGCCGGTCAATGCAGCTCCAAAAACCATATTTACAGAAGCCAATTCGCTTTCCGCCTGCAGAAAAACTCCCCCGACCTCGTTCATCCTTAAGGACATGTAAGAAGTTACTTCATTCTGAGGTGTTATCGGATAACCGAAGTAAAACCTGCAACCCGCTCTTATCGCCGCCTCAGAAAGAGCGACATTTCCGCAAACCAGTTTTTTTTCTTTCATTATTTTTTTCCGTCAAAAATTTCGATGGCGCAGTCAGGGCAAACAGTAACGCATAATTTACAACCCCTGCATCCTTTAGCGGTATATTCAATCACGTTGTATCCCTTTGAATTCAATTGGCCGGAAATGATAAAAGCTTTATCTGGACAAACGCTTACACAATAACCGCAACCCTTACATTTTTCCTTGTTAACCTTTACATACGCCATATTCTACCGCTTGGTTCTGTAAGTTCCGCTCCAGTTCAATTTATCTCTCAATATGCCGTAATATGACCTTTGCACGGGCCGAATCAGTTTTATACAGTCCTTACGGCTTTTCACGATAATAGCATCGCCTTTTTTTAAACTAAGGCCTACCTGCCCGTCAATGGTCAACCTGGCGTTTTTTTCGGCTTTTTTCACCAATAAACCCACTTTGGTTTCAGAGGGAATTATTATAGGCCTGTTTGTCAGGGCATGAGGACATATAGGTGTAATAAGTATGGATTTCATAGTCTGGACAACAATAGGACCTCCCGCGGAAAGAGAATGGGCCGTAGAACCGGTGGGAGTCGCAATTATAAGTCCGTCCGCAAAATACTCATTCAGAAATTCATCCCCGAGATTCACCTGTATTTCCAGCGCTCTCGAAAATGAATCCCGGCTTAAAACAGCATCGTTCAGCGCAATAAAATCCGCAATACGCCTGTTTTTTCTCATCACTTTCACGTCAAACGTAAGAAGCTCTACTATCTTATAATGCCCATCCATGACGGTGCCCATACTCACTAAAAAATCTTCCTTTGTAAATTCAGTCAGGAAACCGAACGACCCCATATTGACGCCCAGCAGGGGGACATCTGCGTTATGGCATTCTCTGGCGGCATATAAAAAAGTCCCGTCCCCTCCGAGAACGATGATAATATCAACTTTACTTAAAAATAATTTTAAATTCACAGACTTGAAATCGGCATCAGGTGCGGACGGGATAAAATCCGGCATATAAACATCAATATTATTTTTCTTAAAAAGACCTGTTAAAGTTTTTATATATTCGAGACATTCTTTTTTTCGGGGATTTGGGAAGATGCCCACCCTTTTAATCTTCATTTTTCTTCTCCGCATAAATCAAATATTCAACATTGCCGGCAGGTCCCTTTAAAGGCGATTCCACGCAGCCTATTACCGAATAACCGATGGAAACACATAATTCCCTTATCCCGGATATAACTTTCAGTCTTACGGATTCGCTCCTGACAACTCCGCCTTTCTCAACAGCTTTTCTGCCGGCTTCAAACTGAGGTTTGATCAGAGCGATACATTTGCCGTCGCGCTCCAGTAAACTATATGCAACGGGTAATATTTTGTCAAGCGAGATAAAGGAAACATCTATCGTCACTAAATCAACCTTTTCCCCGATTTGATTTTTCTGCAGATACCGCGCGTTGGTTTTCTCAAAGAGAGCAACCCTTTTATCTCTGCGTAAGTTATAATCTATCTGTCCGTAACCCACATCAACCGCAAAAACCTTTTTAGCTCCTTTTTTTAAAAGGCAGTCCGTAAAACCTCCGGTCGAGGCGCCGATATCAACGCAAATCTTATCCTTGATATCTATCTTAAAAAAATCTACAGCGTGTTCCAGCTTGAATCCGCCTCTGCTGACATATTTAAGCCCTTCTTTTATTACAATCGGCGCGTCAATATTCACCAGCTTCCCGGATTTATCCGCCAGAGCGCCCCCGATATAAACCTTGCCGCCGAGTATTAATGCTTTTGCCTTTGATCTGGTGTCCGCCAAATGCCTTTCAACCAGAATATTATCTAATCTTTCTTTTTTCATGCCACGCTTATTAAAATGAAGTGCATATAATATATAAATTAAAACACTATGTTACGCAAAACCGCCTGAAGATTAATCGTTAAGGAATTTTCTTACGGTATGCTCTATCCCGGCTGCGTCAAGACATGTCAGTTCAAGCAATTCATTCCTGCTCGCATGCGTCACAAACTTATCTTCAAGCCCGATATGAAGCATCAGCGGAGAGAATCCCATTTGAGACGCTTTTTCGGACAAATAGGAACCAAATCCCCCCCTTATTACATTTTCTTCAACGGTGATTACCTTCAATTTTTTCTCAAGAATACTTTTATACATGGTTTCATCCAAAGGTTTTATAGAATAACAATCCACCAACCCTACTTTATTCCCTTTCCGGTTAAGAGATTTTACGGCGCTTTCACAGATCTTAGTTAAAGGCCCTGTCGACAGGATAACAGCTTCTTCTCCGTCTTTTATCCTGGACCAATTTCCTATAATCAATTCTTTTTCCGTATCGCGGACGATATCCGAAGAAATGATTTCTTTCGGATACCTTACAACGCAGGGTGAATTCAACTTTAAAGCCGACTTTAAAAGCAAACGCATCGAAGTTTCATCGGAGGGCGCGACTACCGCCATATTGGGCAACATAGTCAAATAAGTTATATCAAATACGCCGTGATGGGTCGCCCCGTCTTCTCCGACTAATCCGGACCTGTCGGCCGCGATAACCACCGGAAGGTTCATTAAACATACCTCATGGAATATCTGGTCGACAGCGCGCTGGAGAAAAGTTGAATATATCGCAACAACAGGTTTCATCCCCGAAACAGCAAGTCCGCCGGCAAATGCGATTGCATGCTGTTCCGCTATCCCCACATCATAAAATCTGTCGGGAAACTCTTTTTTGAATCCGGTCAGCCCGGTTCCCAGGCACATGGCAGCGGTAACCGCGATAATATCCTTGTCCTGTCTGGCAAGTTTCAGCAGTTCATCGCCAAAAACATCCGTAAATGTTCTGCCGTTTTTGGGCTTAACACTCTGTCCCGTTTTAATATTGAAAGGCGCAGTTCCATGGAATAGCTCGGGATGCTGTTCGGATATTTCATACCCTTTCCCTTTTTTTGTGACTATATGCACAATGACGGGTTCGTTAATATGCTTTACATTATCGATTGTCTCGATTAACAATTCCATATTGTGTCCGTCGATAGGCCCGAAATACCTGAATCCCAGCTCTTCAAAAAAAGCCCCCGGGACTATAAGGCTTTTGATCGCTTCTTCAACTCTGTGGGCTGCTTTTATAAGATTTTTACCGACGGCGGGGATTTTATCGACAATGGATTCAACGTCATTCTTCAGATTATTATAAAAAGGAGAACTTATAATCTTATTGAGATACTTTGATAAAGCCCCTACGCTCGGAGAGATAGCCATTTCATTCCCGTTCAGGATAACCATTAATTTTGTTCCCATGGCTCCGACGTTATTCATGGCTTCAAAAGCCACTCCGCCCGTAAGGGATCCATCTCCGATAACTGC includes these proteins:
- the gltX gene encoding glutamate--tRNA ligase, translated to MQKTEKVKVRFAPAPTGYLHVGGARTALFNWLYAKNTGGKLVLRIEDTDAVRSTEESTKAIFDSLKWLGIDWDEGPFFQSERKEIYRKYAQELLSKGLAYESDEIKGTHKAIIFKLPDSRKIVIKDLIHDDVEFDTSVFKDIVLMKSDGTAAYNFACVIDDYLMGITHIIRGDDHISNTPKQILLYEALGFSLPEFAHVPLILGPDGSRLSKRHGATSVGQYKKEGYFNKAFVNFLALLGWAPGDNREKMGADEIVKSFSLERIGKKGAIFDVKKLQWLNGVYIREMSLEQLTAAVTPYLQESGIINRDADGEHLKFIVSLVQERIKTFSETTELTRFFFAKDIDYDESAVKKYLLKENVSDILEKILNEIEHEESFDAANLEKGFVKVKEEMNISNSRLIHPVRVAVTGSAASPPIFETLTGIGKENCIRRLKNTLSFLDNGKFPFRTQHSGDKTE
- a CDS encoding NAD(P)H-dependent glycerol-3-phosphate dehydrogenase → MNKITVIGDGSWGTAVAVLLNEKGGEVKLWGAFKDNVDNISKRRENKKFLPGIEIPAEIFVTNDIELAMRKSNYAVFAVPSHFMRNICSSFKDFIRDDTVCISLSKGIENKSLKRMSEVIEDELSSDRIAVLSGPSHAEEVSRKMPTTVVAVSGDKKIAEDVQRLFHTDFFRVYSGDDVLGVELSGALKNVIAIAAGICDSLGFGDNSKAALMTRGLAEITRLGVKMGARRETFSGLAGMGDLITTCISRYGRNLKLGNEIGLGKTLEKTQAGSPMIAEGVKTALSAVELSAAYSVEMPICSEVYNVLYKNKSPREAVRDLMTRDAKPEHF
- the plsY gene encoding glycerol-3-phosphate 1-O-acyltransferase PlsY; the encoded protein is MNFLIIFIISYIIGSFPTAFIICRFLSGRDIRTMGSGNVGATNVARLFGFKYGVITFLLDCFKGFLPVFLVIRSYGIHSNLVFISAAAVLLGHMWPVFLGFKGGKGVASGVGIIIALNLPAACVSFGVFIVVFVMFRYISVSSITAAILMPFIMWYFASPLKIVVFISFASLLVVYMHRKNIRRLITKTEPVFSFPAMKGKSIKKEDIRK
- the vorB gene encoding 3-methyl-2-oxobutanoate dehydrogenase subunit VorB, coding for MKEKKLVCGNVALSEAAIRAGCRFYFGYPITPQNEVTSYMSLRMNEVGGVFLQAESELASVNMVFGAALTGAKAMTTSSSPGISLMQEGISYLAGCELPAVIVNVMRGGPGLGNIAPSQSDYFQAVKGGGHGDYRLLVFAPSTLQEIVDYTYMAFSKAGQYRMQVMILMDGLMGQMMEPVSFPEMSESFSYRNDWALTGCKKREPRSIKSLFLEEGVLERHNKNLQKKYGEIREREILYDTFLADDADVLLTAFGFCGRLCKKAVEELRGMGIKAGLFRPITLWPFPGDVFTGLSKRSRKIFCVEMNAGQMVEDIMFYADDKNKVGFIGRTGGGIPSVSEIVKAVTGKR
- a CDS encoding ferredoxin family protein translates to MAYVKVNKEKCKGCGYCVSVCPDKAFIISGQLNSKGYNVIEYTAKGCRGCKLCVTVCPDCAIEIFDGKK
- the dxs gene encoding 1-deoxy-D-xylulose-5-phosphate synthase, encoding MGKLLDRVDNPSDLKGFSVSELKLLCSEIREVIIGSVSRNGGHLASSLGTVELTVALHRVFNMPEDKIVWDVGHQAYAHKIVTGRKNRFNTIRKKDGLSAFPKPDESVYDSFIAGHASTSISVAAGMASARNKNGGDYNVIAVIGDGSLTGGVAFEAMNNVGAMGTKLMVILNGNEMAISPSVGALSKYLNKIISSPFYNNLKNDVESIVDKIPAVGKNLIKAAHRVEEAIKSLIVPGAFFEELGFRYFGPIDGHNMELLIETIDNVKHINEPVIVHIVTKKGKGYEISEQHPELFHGTAPFNIKTGQSVKPKNGRTFTDVFGDELLKLARQDKDIIAVTAAMCLGTGLTGFKKEFPDRFYDVGIAEQHAIAFAGGLAVSGMKPVVAIYSTFLQRAVDQIFHEVCLMNLPVVIAADRSGLVGEDGATHHGVFDITYLTMLPNMAVVAPSDETSMRLLLKSALKLNSPCVVRYPKEIISSDIVRDTEKELIIGNWSRIKDGEEAVILSTGPLTKICESAVKSLNRKGNKVGLVDCYSIKPLDETMYKSILEKKLKVITVEENVIRGGFGSYLSEKASQMGFSPLMLHIGLEDKFVTHASRNELLELTCLDAAGIEHTVRKFLND
- a CDS encoding NAD(+)/NADH kinase encodes the protein MKIKRVGIFPNPRKKECLEYIKTLTGLFKKNNIDVYMPDFIPSAPDADFKSVNLKLFLSKVDIIIVLGGDGTFLYAARECHNADVPLLGVNMGSFGFLTEFTKEDFLVSMGTVMDGHYKIVELLTFDVKVMRKNRRIADFIALNDAVLSRDSFSRALEIQVNLGDEFLNEYFADGLIIATPTGSTAHSLSAGGPIVVQTMKSILITPICPHALTNRPIIIPSETKVGLLVKKAEKNARLTIDGQVGLSLKKGDAIIVKSRKDCIKLIRPVQRSYYGILRDKLNWSGTYRTKR
- a CDS encoding thiamine pyrophosphate-dependent enzyme, giving the protein MREIYKKPEALNDNITHYCPGCGHGIAHRLIAEVIDELKIRERVIGVAPVGCAVLAYNYFNFDVAESAHGRTPAVATGIKRALPDNIVFSYQGDGDLAAIGTAEIVHAANRSENISVFFVNNTVYGMTGGQMAPTTLEGQKTLTTPSGREKGTTGSPIKVCELLSVLEGARYLYRGALSTPSNILKVKKAIKDSFQIQIAKKGFSLVEIISPCPTYWGLTPLESLQYIDNKLLKVFPLGEIKNTAR
- a CDS encoding 2-oxoacid:acceptor oxidoreductase family protein is translated as MERKIIISGFGGQGIIALGKFIALTAMMSDKNVTYLPSYGAEVRGGTANCQVVVSDGYIASPCIEEADILLAMNRPSLNKFAKAVKQGGLILANSSLGADRTGDTGKNAGNIYNIPATDMAVKLGEIKVANVIALGALLSIEEFLPVSMIKENFSIVLKHKGKGIIALNLKALDCGLRFKFDGTKA
- a CDS encoding CDP-alcohol phosphatidyltransferase family protein, translating into MNWANKISVIRMLLVPCFVAVVHYFRVSENDQGEILRLIAIALFSIAVLTDALDGFIARHFNQKSRLGTILDPIADKLLLTSAVIVLTFPSMEKTSMGFSLPYWYAVAVITRDVIILMGSFLVWMILGDVHIRPSIFGKITTFLQMAAVLWVLFIFPKPMVIVYLSALLTVVSGADYMIKGARQLVSAEEEAGKKK
- a CDS encoding TlyA family RNA methyltransferase — translated: MKKERLDNILVERHLADTRSKAKALILGGKVYIGGALADKSGKLVNIDAPIVIKEGLKYVSRGGFKLEHAVDFFKIDIKDKICVDIGASTGGFTDCLLKKGAKKVFAVDVGYGQIDYNLRRDKRVALFEKTNARYLQKNQIGEKVDLVTIDVSFISLDKILPVAYSLLERDGKCIALIKPQFEAGRKAVEKGGVVRSESVRLKVISGIRELCVSIGYSVIGCVESPLKGPAGNVEYLIYAEKKNED
- the der gene encoding ribosome biogenesis GTPase Der, whose product is MNANYRKVTIIGRPNVGKSALFNRLLGKKISIVNPEPGVTRDRVEGKLEHDDCVFELNDTGGIVTGKKGSMETEILKHADRSISISDVLILVVDVTAGCIPMDIEVAAHARRSGRPLILAVNKCDNPELLNDISLFYELGIDPVVGVSALHNIGIEDILDRVTSLLPFSGKIILPEKSVKIAVVGRPNTGKSSFINKLLSEERVIVSEVSGTTRDSIDVEFKAGNTDFILIDTAGIRKRKKIKDAVEKYSVMRAERSIERADIVFLLIDAQRGPGSIDLKIASFVSNKGKSCVIGVNKWDLVKGCTQEAYDDAIKRKMPFLSYAPVVFISSLTGRNVLETVKIFQGVYNMSSMKIPTSELNRLINKAMRKTLPPIVKNSRLKFYYATQCGTCPPSFLFFVNNKELLKKSYENYLVNCIRNHFAIKGAPIFIRFRNRESRYKIQRKY